Genomic segment of Synechococcus sp. A18-25c:
TCTACCAGTGGGATTCAGCCTCTTCCTCCTGGAATCAACTCGGTAGCGATATCGATGGAGAAGCCGATGGTGATCGAAGCGGCCTAAGAGTTTCTCTCTCTAGCGATGGCAGCATCGTTGCCATTGGTGCCACACAAAACAATGCGAATGGCAGCCAATCAGGCCATACACGCATCTACAAGTGGGATTCAGCCTCCTCTTCCTGGAATCAACTCGGTAGCGATATCGATGCAGAAGCCGCTGGTGATTACAGCGGCACCGTTTCTCTCTCCAGCGATGGCAGCGTCGTTGCCATCGGTGCCCACCACAACGATGGCAATGGAACTAGTGCTGGCCATACACGCATCTACCAATGGGATTCAGCCTCCTCTTCCTGGAATCAACTCGGTAGCGATATCGATGGAGAAGCCGCTGGTGACAACAGCGGCGTCAGCGTTTCCCTCTCCAGCGATGGCAGCGCCGTTGCTATCGGTGCCCCCCACAACCATGGGCTTGGACCTGGAACTGGTGTTCGTGCTGGCCACGTAAGAGTCTTCAGTCTCGACACCACTGCGCCCACCTTCTCCTCAGCTGCCACCAACAACAACGGCACCAAGATCATCCTCACTTACGACGAAACGCTCTCCTCAACAACAGCTTCCACCTCTGCCTTCACAGTCAGCTCCGGCGGGGTAGCCAATGCCGTCACTGCGGTTGCGATCTCCGGCTCCACCGTTGAGCTCACTCTCACCAACACCATCAAAAAATCGGAGACCATCACTGTTGCCTATAGCGATCCCACAAGCTCCAACGATGCCAATGCGGTTCAAGACTCCAGCGGCAATGACGCCGCGACCCTGAGCGCTCAATCCGTCACCAACAACTCGACCGTTGCAGCGATCTCGTCCTCTGGCGGCTCAACATCTAACAACGCCTCAACCTCCAATAACGACTCAAATCGCGAGACAGAATCCGGCAACACTCTTCTCCTCAACGACAACAACTCTTTCTCCGTCACAACTGGTGCCAGCAACGGCCTCTGGCTCACTCTCAAGGTCCTCTCTGCCAGCACAAGCCTGCAGAACACCCTCATCCTCATCGATCAGAACAACAACGTCCTCGGGTCAATCGGCGCCACTCAGTTCTCCAAAAACTGCGGGTCTCACGCCATCTTCATTCCAGAAGGATCGACCATTTCCTTCCAGCAATCCAGCAACAACCAGCCCATCAACAACTCACCACAACACACCATCACCCAGCAAAGTGATGGCTCCTACAAGCTGCACCTCAACGACAACACACGCGATAGCGATCACGATGATCTGATCCTCGACATCAGCTATTCCTCCGCCTCTCCCGATCCCAGCGCCACTTCCATGGCCAGCAAGCAACAAAATATCCACGACGCCATCCTTGATCTCTCCTCCATCCCCGCAGACGGTCAGACACTCCAGATCACTCTCAACAGCGACTGCGCTTTCATCAATCGCTTTGCACTCGTCAAGCTCAACCAGCAATCCTCTGGCGAGTTCACCGTTGGCGGGTACAACAACACAGCTGGTAAGGCCTTTGACCAGAACGTCTACGACAGCATCATCAATCCTGGCGGCAGCATCATCACCGCAACAGGCCTTCAGCAGCAGACCTTTGAATGGTCTCTCTCTGCAACAGACGCTGGCTTCTATGCACCTGTTCTGATCAATCCAGCAGGTGACATCCACACCTACGGCTCCTCTCACGTCAAAAATCTCGGTAGCAACCTCTTTGCCTTTGAGGACGACAGCCAGATCTCAAACCCCGACTACGACTTCAACGACCTCACCGCCAAGTTTCAAATCATCACCTGAATTCCATCCGCTCAGAACCTCACAACAACTCCGCTCAAGGTTGAAAAACGGCACTGGCACTCAATCACGCCCAGATGCACACACTTCCAGGGTCAACTCGGGGACAAGTCCCTCGGAACTGTTCCTGCAACAGGTAGCTAAGTGACAGCAGCGGCCAGAACCCCCAACGCTGGTCAGCAGGATTCACACCAACAGCACAAACAGGGTCATTCCCGACCGAACAACCTCGCGTAGTGGCGATACCAGTCGCTTTGAAAGCGGCATTCGGGGTCGTGCAACTGCTTCGCGTCGAGGAACTCTGAAAATCGCGGGTAGCACGTCTCGACCTGTTCTCTCGTCGCCCACGCGTGATAAGTGAGATAAAAGCGCCCTCCGTGCTCAATCACCCGATCAATGATCCGGCGAAAATCGGCCTGGGCCTTCTTGATGCCCTCCGGCGTATGCATGACATGCAAATTGCAAACGATGCAAACGCTTCTCCGCGTCGCCCACGGAAGAAAGCTCTCCTCGTCGGGCTCAATGAATCGGATGGTTCCATAGGTCATGTCAACGCCATGGCAAATGAAGTCTTGACGCACCTCGCTCAAAAACGGAAGCAGTGAGTCCCGGTCGACGTACACCTCCGTGATCATCTCGGTCCCCTGATCGGTGGAGACCACAGCGTCATAGCCTTCAAAAACGTTTGAAAGCTGGTGGGCATCCGACCAGTAGACCTGCCCCGACGTACCTAAATAAAACTGCTTATACGTTGCAAAGGCCTTTTGCTTGTTCGTGCGCGCGAGTCGGTAGAGATCGGCCCAGTCGGACCCCGCCATGTGGCGAATCTCATCAGGAACAGGGGTGTCGTCGGGAACTGGTCGGTAACACGAGAAAACTCCGGGATGAAACTCCTCGCCACCATGCAAGTCGATCGAGTACTGACAGTCGCCAAACATGCAACCCTCCTCGATCGCCGCATCGATCCGAGGCATGAGATCTCTGACTGCGATGACCTCCACCATCCTTTTCAGCTTGGAGCGAGGCACCAGTCGAATCGTGACCCGGGTCACCACGCCGAAGAGTCCATAGCCGCCGATCGCGAGGGCAAAGAGCTCACGATTCTCGGTTCGACTGCACACTCTTAAACGCGCATCGGCGTCGATGATCCGGAAAGACTCGATGTCCGAAACGAAAGGCGGGAATCGCAGTCCCCGACCATGAATGTTGGAGGAGAGCGAGCCTGCAATGGAGACCTGATCAATTCCGGTCTGCTTCTGGCGCACCGCCCAGATCGTTTCACTCCCGTCCTGATTGGCGTGGAGGTAACCGATCAATTCCGGCCACATGATTCCACCCTCCACTTCGATCAGACCGTTCCGTCGATCGAATGCAACGATCCGATCCATTTCACGAAGATCGAGATGCACGGTTCCAGTCCCGAACTGCTGTCCACCCATCGAATGCCTGCCACCGGCCATGGAGATCGAATCGCCCGCCTCGGCCGCGGTCAGGATCGCCTTCCGAACCTCCTTCTCCGAACGTGGCGAAAGAACCGACTTCACGTAAGTGGGATTCAGACGGGATTGAGCATCATTGACTTCAGGCATCAAACAAAGCTCCTGCGGTTCTTCTCGTCGAGCCATCGGAATTGCAAATTCCCATGAGCGACCTCACCATCCCAGATCCGGAGCTAACCAGCACTCACCCAGCGTCACGCCATGGGGCACAAGCAACCGAGATAACCGAGGGATCACCACCGCACAACCACTGCAATCAGCTACAACTGAGTGGCCGCAGTAGCCACAGACCCCAACAAGAAGACGGACAACATCGCCACAAAAGGATCCAAACGCTAAAGACAACCGGTTCAAAAATATTTGCCTCAGGAATGACGAACTTGACGGAAAAAGCAAAGCACGTGAAGAATCGACGAAGATATTAATCAAAACGAAAAGATCTTAAAACGCAAGAGATCGAATAATGTCAAAGAGATCATCTTTGCAGGCCTTGGCACCATGGGGCTTCACAACAGCAGTCATGCGGCGTCTAACCACGAAGATGTGGATGTTGTGATCGTGGGCGCAGGCCTCTCCGGACTGATTGCTGCTCGAGAACTCCACAAAAAGGGACAACGCGTTCACATTCTTGAGGCGAGGGCAACAACAGGTGGACGCATGATCCGCCAAACCACCAAAACCGGTGCCGTCATTGATCTTGGAGGCCAATGGGGAGGCGCCACCCATCACCGCTTTCAAGCCCTCGTCGATGAACTCAACATCAAGACCTTTCCCAGTTACTACGACGGCAAGGGCGTGCTGCTGTGGGATGGCAAGAGAGTCGAAGCCGACCTGGCCAAAGAACCCTCTAACAAGGTTCTGTTCTTTGAAGACGAACAGATTGGACAACCAGCGGACCAGATCACCAAGGCAAAGGCAGCGATGCAGGCGTTCCGTGCCATTGCAGCCTCCATCGATCCTGACCGCCCATGGACTGCTCCCAATGCTGTGGAGCTGGACCGCACAACGATTCGCGCCTGGTGCGACAACAACAGTGAATCCCGCCTCAGCGATTTCGAACTGGAATGGCTCTCGGTCGTTGGTGGATCAGGCGGATTTGACCCCTGGGACGCATCGATCCTTCACCTGGCTTGGACGCAAGCGGTCGCCCCACAGGACGAAGGGCCGGAAGCATGGCTCCTGAATGGAGCCGCCGGCCAAGTGGCCGAACGGCTAACCAACGAATTGAGACCCTTCATTCATCTGAACTCACCCGTCCATGGAATTGATCAGAACGCAGTGGGCGTGACCGTGCATGTCGGCGATGATCAACAAATTCAGGCGAAAAGTGCCATCGTCGCGATCCCACCACCACTGCGGAACAAGATCACCTTCAAGCCAGACCTTCCTGCTGAGATGCGCGCTTTCCTCCAGCGCAGTCCCATGGGTTCGATGATCAAGGTGTTCGCGATCTATCCATCGGCCTTCTGGCGAGGCCAAAACCTCAATGGGTTCGCTGTCGGCAACCTGAAAACACTGAAACTCACCGCCGACAGCTCGCTTCCCAGCGGCACTCCCGGGATCCTCGCTGCCTTCGTCACCGCCAGTGAAGCTGTGGCATTCCAGCAAATGACAGCAGCCAAGCAACGCCAGGCGGTTCTGGACGATCTTGTGGCCTATTGGGGACCTGAAGCCGGGTTACCCGAAGAACTCATCATCCATAACTGGAACCAGGAGGCATGGTCCACCGGAGCCTTCACCAGCTTCGTATCACCCGGCGCCTGGACCACCTACGGCCAGCAATGGCAGCAATCCCACGGCCGGGTGCATTGGGCCGGGACAGAAGCCTCGAGTCGGTGGCCCGGTTATTTCGAAGGAGCGATTGAGGCTGGTATTCAAGCGGCCAACAAGGCCACGCTCCATGTCAACCCTTAGGAACGAAGGAAGCGTTGGAGGGAAATTCTGCTCATCAATGCAGAACCCTTGGGCCAAACCCGTGAAACCCAGGCCGCAAGCATAAATTGCCAACAGATCAGGTTGATGAAATCTGCAGTCGCGAACCATCAAGAACAGGAATGGGGAAATAGACATTCCGAATACACAATTCTTACAACGATTGATCGTGAGCAACGTCGTCAAAACACAACAAAAAGGAAGTAAATCCAAATCTTTGTTCAACGAGCAATCGCACTGCTAAGACGTTTAGAAACAGACCCTAAACAATGAGCCACCGTTACGACGTCGTTGTTGTAGGAGCTGGAACCACAGGTGCTGCAGCGGCCTACCACTTAACCCAAGCCGGAGTCAGCAACATCCTGTGCCTTGACATGGGCACCCCTGGGTTGGGCCGCACAGAGGCCAGAAAAGTAGCCAATGGCACACCACTGACGCAGCCTGACGAAGATACATTTGTTCCGCACTACAGCGGGACGAGGGTTTTCGAGGGAGGGCAGAATGGACCGAGGACAATCAAGATGATTGTCACGCTGCCGCCCTACGAAATGTTGGATGGTATTGCCGACTTGTTTGGTTGGGACGGTGTAAAGACCTACCTTGATCTTGCCCAGCACGGCTTAAAATTAGAACTGGATTTAGCAAGAAAACTTTTGCCAAATCCAGACCAACAAGTCAAACAAAATGGATCGTTAATGGTCTGCGAGGCAGATCGATCTGAACGACTCCGGCAGGAATTCAATTTTCTTCAGAGTCTGGGTTGTCCTTGTGAATGGTGGGACGAAGAACGCGTGATCGCGGCCCATGGGGCATCCGCCGGCTATGTCGCAGGAATCTGGTTCCCGCAGGATGCACGCATTGACTCTGTATCTTTCGCAAAATCCCTGTTGGATGCTGCATTAAAAACCGGTTCCCTCACATTGAGGGATCAATGCTCACCGGTTGTTGACATACAAAACGATGACTCGCGGTCGCATGCAGTTATCAAACTTGAAGATGGTGAATGCTTGGAAGCAAAACAAGTGATCGTCGCCACTGGTGGAATGTTCTTTGACAAACAACTTGCAGGCATCCTCACACCTCGCTACAGTTATCTGGCGGCATTACCTCACATCGATCCCGGACCATTGGGTGGGATGGATGCACCAGATTCTGCCAACTTTTTCACACTTGGCTTTACTCACGATTGGTGCGTAGAAAACAACTTTGTTCGCATTAGTGGCGAAGATCACTACAGCGGTCTCAAGAGCCCCCGCGCAAAACAACGGTGTGGGCGTCTGGCTCAATGGGGTTGGACCAAATACCCTTATCTGGAATTTGGCGCAGACTATCCAGCGACCTACGGCATTTACTCAGAAACCCCTGATTTCATGCCCCTGATTGGCAAAACAGATCCCGAGAGCTGCGTTTGCTACATGGTCGGATGCAATGCCTGGGGGCAAGCTTCGCTCTCTGCAGCTGCTGCCCTTGCAGCTCCACTCTTGGGTTATCGAGACATGTCCGAAGCAGAGCAGCGCACCGCCGATCTCTTCTCAATCCGTCGTTTCTCAGCCCGTTAATGGCCAAGGCCTCTGGCGGCTCTGACACTGCGTTCGACAACTCCACTGCACGCCATCGCAGTTTCGCCGTGTTGAGCGGAGCGTTGATGGGCAGTCATCAGAAAAGCAGCTGTTCATGGCTGAAACCCGTTGGATCCCACCAACCCAAATCAGCCGAGCGATACGCAACCACATTGAACATGCCGCGCACATGGTGATAGGCGATATGGCAGTGAAAGGCCCAAACTCCTGGGTTATTGGCGTCAAAGGCAATGCGACATGAACCACCTTTTGGCACCATCACAGTGTCACGCAGAGCACCGGACAAAGGCTCACCATTCAACTCAAGAATCTGAAATTCATGGCCATGCAGATGCATCGGATGGCCCATCGGCGTGGGATTGGTAATCACCATCTCCACCCGTTGACCTCGTTCAACCCAGTACGGATCTCGGTAGGGATAAAAACGATCGTTCAACCCCCAGGTGTACTTGGGAGCAGGGCCAGTTAATGCAATAGAAATCGTGTTATCCGCAGACCGTAATGCAAGAGGCTTTTGTGCGCGAAGTTTCTTGTCCTGCGTGAAATCAAGAGCACCGGTCCACTGATCCGTTTGCGGCGCCAGATCAGGCAGGCCCAGCGATGGATTGCTGCGCAGCACCACACCACAGCGCAGATTGCTGCGTTCTCCCAAAGCCAGGAGAGGAAACACCCCTGGGGTCTCGGGCATGGTCACCCGCAGTGTCAACCGCTGGGCTAGAGCGAGTTGAAAAACCGAGCCGTTGATTGGCTCCACTGGGTTGGCATCAGTCCGGAGGAGCTCACCCTCGAGTTCGCCCAAGTCGAGGAAATAGTTCATGAAGGCGCCACCTGCAATCCAGCGGATGGCAACGGTTTCGCCAGGTTCAACGTCAATGATTTCAGGATCGTCGAGGCTGCGCTCATTGGCCAGAAGCGCGTCGTAAATCACATCGGGGGCCATCATCAGGACCCCTTGCTCTCGTGTCCAACAGAAGCGTTGACGCTTCTCATCCCACTGCTGCATCAACAGTGGTCGGGAGTCTTTCCAGTTGAAGGTGGCCAGGCTTTTGGCCATGGCTGTAGCGCCACCGCGCTCACCATCAACAACGTTTTGGAGAACTTGGTTGGCGGGAGTGAAGCTGAAGTCTCTGAGCATCACCGTGATCGTTCGATCAGCCCATTGCTCCTGCTCTTCGTCAAGGATGACAAACGGCTCAGCCACGTAGCTCTGGGTTTGGAGGCCGTAGTGCGAGTGCATCCAGAAGGTGCCGTTTTGCACCAGCGGGTAGTGGATGCGTTGGCGTTCCCCTGGAGGAATCGGTGGTTGCGTGACGAAGGGCACTCCATCCATGGCATTGGGAAGAATCAACCCATGCCAGTGCACTGTTGTCGGAACAGATAATCGGTTGATCAGTTCGAGATTGATCCCTTGCTCTTGTGACGTGGTGTACCCCCGCTGGCCGTTCCTCTGGCGAATGCAACCACGCACGACTGACCGCCCCAGAACCGTCAATGGTGCGGATGTGACTTCAAGAACAACGGTCTCGGCATTGCGCGGCCGCTGAAACGTCGGCTGACTGATGAACCGTTCCCAGGCGGACTGAGCCTTCGCACGCGTTGTCTGGAAAAGCTCCAGACTGGCAGTGCCAAACACACTGGCCAGAACACCCAATTGCAAAAACGAGCGACGAAGCATTCATCCAACGGCGGTTTCTTATTTCATAATCATGATTGTTGCTGGATCCACTTTGGCATCGAACTCTTTTTATCATTGACCCAACCAAGCAATGCTTTACCGACACAATCAAAACAGCTTGATTCAAAACAAGATGCGATCAGAAAATGATCTTTATTTCGATCAATAGTCTTAGAAATTAGAGGCCAAGGATCATTACCACCCAAAAGCAGCAATTCACTGGAAACACTGAACACCCAACCGCTGGTTAGTGAGGAGGCATCGGAATGAACAGTGGGGGATCTCCAGGAAAGTTGTTCTGAGCCAGTTTCTCGGCATCCAGGTAGATGGGCAGCAGATACACGAAGAATGAGTCCCGCCGCTCTACGGGATTGTGTTCAGGATCAGGACCATCGGCGATGGCATAGGTGACGTCAACGCGAACATGCATGTAGCCCGGAACCAATTCCGTGAAGCGCTCTGGCAGCTCGCGCAGTTCAAACTGCAAGGTTTCAGGCCGACGCAGTGGCACCACTCCAAGACTGGCGTCACTCCAGGTGGCTGCAAAAGGATTCCATCGATTCCCCTGCTGGACGTAGATCTGCACGTCTAAGGGCAGCAGATAGAGCGACTGCAAAACGTCCAGGTTCTCCACGGCGATCGTGCCCCGGTAGCCAATGGATCCCATTCGTTCCATGCTGGTCAGTTCAGCGGAGAGACCACTGAAAGCCAAACGCTGAATTTGATTGCCAGCTTGGCGAGCCACCTCCTTCCGGTGCTGAATGGAACGCGTTGCCAAACCGGCGGCTCCCGTCAGGGCCATGGCAACGGTGACGCCTCCCAGCAGCAGACGCCGCCGTTGCGGGTCGGCAACATCCTCGTGTGATGGATCGCCTTGCGTGGCTGCTCTGGCGGGCGAGGACACAAAGGTTCTGCCAGGCTCACGCAGAACCCCTTGATCCAAGATCAACATGCGATCGCAGCGCTCTGCCAAAGCCTGGTTGTGAGTGACCATCACCAGTGCCGTGCCGGCGCTGGTGCATTGCTCCTGCAAGCAGCGAAACACGTCTTCTTGGCTGGCATCATCCAGGTTGCTGGTGGGTTCATCGGCAAGCAACAACTGCGGTCGACCCATCAAGCCACGAACAACGATGGCCCGTCGCTGCTCGCCTCCGGAAAGCTGAGAGGCCAGGGTGTCGCGGCGATGCTCAAGGCCCACGGCCTTCAACCTTTCCAGGGCCAAAGCCTCAAGGTCTGATAGCCCGCGCGCCCCAGCCAGCTGGGCCGGAAGCATGAGATTTTCAAGCGTGGTGAAGGCCGGCAAGAGACTGGTGAATTGGCTGACAAACCCGATGGGACCTCGCCTTAATCGACAGCGTTCCGCTGTCGTCAGGCTCCAGAGTTCACAGGGTTGATCCATGTGCAGCATCACCGTTCCCGATTGCGGACGGCACAGTCCCGCCAGCATGGCCACAAGCGTGGACTTGCCTGAGCCTGATCGACCGAGCACCGCCACCGACTCGCAGGAGGCGACACGAATGCTGGCATCGAGCACACCAACGTTGTCGTAACGCCGCCGCAGACCGCTAGCCTCCAAAACAAACTCACCCATCGCTCTGCACCAACCGCAGCGGATCGGCACCCATCAACACCAACGCCGACAGCGCCGAGGCGATGGTCCCAACCACGGCGATCAAGAGCCAGATCACAAGCCCACAGCGAATCAATTGCTCCGTGGAGTATTGAGGCAACGCAAGACCAGCGTCGAGCAGGCGCAGAGCAAGCAGTTGATCCAGTGGCTGACGCAAGAGCGATGCGAGCCCGAGGCCCAGCCCACTACCCGCTGCGCAAAGCAAGCTGGTCTCAGCGGTAAGCAAACCAATCAACTGCTGAGGGGTGGCACCAAGACTGAGCAACAACCCCAGCTCCTGTCGCCGTTCAGCGGCGATGCCAAAGGTGTAGAGGCTGATCAACAGCAGAACGCTGATCAGCAAAGGGACACTGAACGCACTCACGAGCTGAAGACTCAACCGTCCCCCTTGGCGCACCATCGCCAGCAGCGTCCGCCCTCCTGTCACCGTGGCATCAGGGAGATGAGCTAAGAGGCTGAAACGCAATCGCTCAACCGTGAACTCCGCGGGCGCCTGCACCAGCAGACCATTGATGCCAAGGGTGTCCGGATCACCACTCGGAATCAGGTTGTTGAGATCGCTGAGTGTGAAGAACAGGCCGTGCTCGTGGGAGGGAACACCGCTTGCAGCCAAGTGGCCGTAGATCTGGAACGTCCGGCCCTCTAGGCGTAGTCGATCACCAAGACGCCCCCGCAGTCGGTGGCCGAGAATGACCTGGCCATCTTGGAAATCGATCCCACGCTGCTCATCCAGCCAAGGCTGCACCGTGCTGTCGTGCTCAGGATCAATGCCGTAGAGAGGGATGTTGGCTCCATGAGACAGGCCCATGCTGGTGGCGAACTGGGCGTCGCCTCGTACAGCGCGTTGAGGGCTCACCAGGATCGACTGCGGCAGTTGCGATGCGGCCTCCAACACCTCCGCTGGCAACGCAGCAGTGTCAGGTTCAACAGCCAACAGTGCTTGCGTGAGATTGACCTTGGCCGTGCGATCGACCACCAAGAAGTCAGCGCCAAGGCGCTCAAAGCCAAGCTCCATGGAGTGCTCCAATCCCCCTAAATCGAGCACGCTGAGAAAACCCATGGCCGCCACAAGTCCGACCGCCGTGATCAACAGCATCGATCGAACAAGGCGGCGGCTGATGTTGCGAAGAACCAGTCGTGCGAAAAACACCCGTGCGACGTTCACATGGCGCAGGAGCGGGAGAAGGGCAGCTGATTCACGCTGGTCGGAACCAGAGTGAGGTCGTGATGCCCCCCGGGGTTGGGAATGAAGCCCACAGGCTCATCCTTCTCCACATCCAAAACAAACACCCCTGAGGCGTAGCGCTGGAAACCACCCACAGCGACGAGGAGAAACTTTCCGTCTGGTGTCACCGTGCAGGACTGCATGTCTTGGGTGATGTTTTGCAGTTCTTTGATCGGAGTCCATGTGGTGGTGTCCACCACCATGATTCCACTGCGGCCGGGTGCAGGATTCAGAACCACCAGGTACATCTTCTTGCTATCCGGAGTGAACGCCATATGGAAGGGGCTGGGGTAGCGCTTACCCCAAGTGGGATCAATGATCTGTTTGATCTTTGTCCATTGCGTCGGATCTGGATCTGAGCTGTCAAAAATACCGACACTGTTCTCAAGCCCGTTATTCATCATCACGAGATGATTGCCATCAGGCGAGAAGCCAAGCTCATGACCTGGGGAATAGACCTTGTCGATCACCACCTGCCACGTGTCTTCGTCAATCTGTTCAACGGGGTAGGTATCTGGAGACGCGCTCGGGAAGGCGCAGTAGGCCACAGGCATCATCCCGTTCTCCACGTCGTGAATCACGCAACCACCAAGCATTCGAATGATCTCGGCCCCCCATTTCCCACTGGGATGCCACACAAATGCATCGGCGCCTGTGAGTGCACGCACATTTGGGCCAGGGATTTTCCCTTCTGGCACAAACAGTTCACCCATGGGAACCATTTCCCAGTTGATCTTGATCCCTTTCGTGCCACGAAGATCAAATTGATCCGTCAAAGGATTGGGTTTAATACGTTGAATCTTGAGAACACCACCACCACTCCAGCAATCAGCCAGATCTGGGGAGCTGCCCTCCCAGTCATAACGAAAGGCTTGAAGAACTTTCGTTGAAGCGCGATCAAACCAAGCAAAAATATC
This window contains:
- a CDS encoding FtsX-like permease family protein, which gives rise to MNVARVFFARLVLRNISRRLVRSMLLITAVGLVAAMGFLSVLDLGGLEHSMELGFERLGADFLVVDRTAKVNLTQALLAVEPDTAALPAEVLEAASQLPQSILVSPQRAVRGDAQFATSMGLSHGANIPLYGIDPEHDSTVQPWLDEQRGIDFQDGQVILGHRLRGRLGDRLRLEGRTFQIYGHLAASGVPSHEHGLFFTLSDLNNLIPSGDPDTLGINGLLVQAPAEFTVERLRFSLLAHLPDATVTGGRTLLAMVRQGGRLSLQLVSAFSVPLLISVLLLISLYTFGIAAERRQELGLLLSLGATPQQLIGLLTAETSLLCAAGSGLGLGLASLLRQPLDQLLALRLLDAGLALPQYSTEQLIRCGLVIWLLIAVVGTIASALSALVLMGADPLRLVQSDG
- a CDS encoding YncE family protein, with translation MTESEQQSTGMSRRQSLQLGAFSMLGLLTTGVAKPADAASSATATGSGATTGDGHKLVPDQGVRVTERPKDYITPKGLKVEREIVNISDLKFNLNGYDLGNRILVMPQKMGGGVNLLDLGTGRALASLWYWNYGDYNPISHHIQAFPSKNPYQEFEFINSCQGGMNSLIYGMPTSVTDPPPGFNMYRVRFNGDVMELEENISETTGLGLGVHTTIRPSDAKSYCISDGQKDIFAWFDRASTKVLQAFRYDWEGSSPDLADCWSGGGVLKIQRIKPNPLTDQFDLRGTKGIKINWEMVPMGELFVPEGKIPGPNVRALTGADAFVWHPSGKWGAEIIRMLGGCVIHDVENGMMPVAYCAFPSASPDTYPVEQIDEDTWQVVIDKVYSPGHELGFSPDGNHLVMMNNGLENSVGIFDSSDPDPTQWTKIKQIIDPTWGKRYPSPFHMAFTPDSKKMYLVVLNPAPGRSGIMVVDTTTWTPIKELQNITQDMQSCTVTPDGKFLLVAVGGFQRYASGVFVLDVEKDEPVGFIPNPGGHHDLTLVPTSVNQLPFSRSCAM